A portion of the Gossypium arboreum isolate Shixiya-1 chromosome 8, ASM2569848v2, whole genome shotgun sequence genome contains these proteins:
- the LOC108476313 gene encoding beta-amylase 7 isoform X2, which yields MATSMQKLVGVSEEDDEEEMEMDVKEEDDEDEENGEKQIAAQMMIGVDEVMPSTSSSDQFQYQPQLQEQVSNQGGGGGARRSRPLEEKERTKLRERHRRAITARILAGLRRHGNYNLRVRADINDVIAALAREAGWVVLPDGTTFPSRSQSSPAAGTSAGMTSSSSQMVSQQIPPPPATLQGVSSGYRTTVEYNACRMKGVFMPTPSPYDLSSTAPAQSSGVVADGGEQTERLPLIAGSLQVINDKQIIGLPTKLPERDFAGTPFVPVYVMLPLGVINMKCELADPDGLLKQLRVLKSINVDGVMVDCWWGIVEAHAPQEYNWNGYQRLFQMVRELKLKLQVVMSFHECGGNVGDDVCIPLPHWVAEIGRSNPEIFFTDREGRRNPECLSWGIDKERVLRGRTAVEVYFDYMRSFRVEFDEFFEDGIISMVEVGLGPCGELRYPSCPVKNGWRYPGIGEFQCHDQYMLKSLRKAAEMRGHSFWARGPDNAGSYNSQPHETGFFCDGGDYDGYYGRFFLNWYSQVLLNHGDRVLSLAKLAFDGTCITAKLPGIHWWYKTASHAAELTAGYYNPCNRDGYTAIATMLQKHGAALSFSCTEHHILEQQDHLREALADPRGLVWQVLNAAWDVCIPIASENAFLCHDRVGYNKILDNVKPVNDPDGRHFSSFTYHRLSPLLMERQNFMEFERFVKRMHGEAVLDPQV from the exons ATGGCAACAAGTATGCAGAAACTAGTAGGAGTTAGTGAGGAAGATGATGAAGAGGAAATGGAAATGGATGTAAAAGAAGAGGATGATGAGGATGAGGAGAATGGAGAGAAGCAAATTGCTGCACAGATGATGATCGGTGTTGATGAAGTGATGCCAAGTACGAGCAGTAGTGATCAGTTTCAATATCAGCCGCAACTTCAAGAGCAAGTCAGCAACCAGGGTGGAGGAGGAGGAGCTCGGAGGTCGCGACCACTGGAAGAAAAGGAGCGAACTAAACTAAGAGAGCGGCATCGAAGAGCAATAACAGCAAGGATCTTGGCAGGACTGCGGAGGCATGGGAACTATAACCTGAGGGTTAGAGCTGATATCAATGATGTGATTGCAGCTTTGGCCAGGGAAGCTGGCTGGGTTGTTCTTCCTGATGGAACCACTTTTCCATCAAGATCTCAG AGTTCACCTGCTGCTGGCACTTCTGCTGGCATGACTTCATCCTCCTCTCAAATGGTGTCACAACAGATTCCACCTCCCCCTGCCACTTTGCAGGGAGTCTCTTCCGGCTATCGCACCACAGTGGAGTACAATGCTTGTCGTATGAAGGGTGTTTTCATGCCTACCCCTTCACCTTATGATCTATCCTCAACTGCCCCGGCTCAAAGTTCAGGCGTGGTTGCTGATGGTGGAGAACAAACAGAAAGACTTCCTCTTATTGCTGGCTCCTTGCAAGTGATTAATGACAAACAG ATTATTGGACTACCTACTAAGCTACCCGAACGTGATTTTGCTGGCACTCCATTTGTTCCAGTTTATGTGATGCTACCT TTAGGGGTCATCAACATGAAATGTGAGCTAGCTGATCCAGATGGTCTGCTAAAGCAGCTAAGAGTACTGAAATCAATCAATGTAGATGGGGTTATGGTTGACTGCTGGTGGGGGATAGTGGAAGCACATGCTCCCCAAGAATATAACTGGAATGGTTACCAACGACTCTTTCAGATGGTTCGTGAGCTTAAGCTTAAGTTACAG GTTGTAATGTCATTTCATGAATGTGGTGGTAATGTTGGTGATGATGTTTGTATTCCACTTCCCCATTGGGTTGCAGAAATTGGTAGAAGTAATCCTGAAATATTTTTCACTGATAGGGAAGGAAGAAGAAACCCTGAATGCCTCTCGTGGGGGATTGATAAGGAACGAGTTTTAAGGGGCCGAACTGCTGTTGAG GTATACTTTGACTATATGAGAAGTTTCCGTGTGGAATTTGATGAATTTTTTGAGGACGGAATTATATCCATGGTCGAAGTTGGTCTAGGTCCCTGTGGGGAGCTCCGATACCCATCTTGTCCGGTAAAGAATGGATGGAGATATCCTGGGATTGGAGAGTTCCAG TGTCATGACCAGTACATGTTAAAAAGCCTGAGGAAAGCAGCAGAAATGAGGGGACACAGCTTTTGGGCTAGAGGGCCAGATAATGCTGGGTCCTACAATTCCCAGCCACATGAAACTGGTTTCTTTTGTGATGGAGGAGACTATGATGGTTACTATGGTAGGTTTTTCCTTAACTGGTACTCTCAGGTGTTACTCAATCATGGAGACCGGGTACTTTCTCTGGCGAAGTTAGCTTTTGATGGCACATGTATTACAGCAAAG CTGCCAGGTATTCACTGGTGGTATAAAACAGCTAGTCATGCTGCTGAATTAACAGCTGGGTACTACAATCCCTGCAATCGAGATGGCTATACAGCAATAGCAACAATGCTACAGAAGCATGGAGCTGCTTTAAGCTTTTCATGTACTGAGCATCACATTTTGGAGCAGCAAGATCACCTGCGGGAAGCACTGGCAGATCCTCGGGGTTTAGTGTGGCAG GTGCTGAATGCTGCATGGGATGTTTGCATTCCAATTGCAAGTGAGAATGCTTTTCTTTGCCATGATAGGGTAGGCTATAACAAGATATTGGACAATGTCAAGCCAGTAAATGATCCAGATGGGAGACATTTTTCATCTTTTACTTATCACAGGCTCAGCCCACTTCTCATGGAGAGACAGAATTTCATGGAATTTGAGCGGTTTGTCAAGCGAATGCATG GGGAAGCGGTTCTTGATCCCCAGGTATAG
- the LOC108476313 gene encoding beta-amylase 7 isoform X1 yields the protein MATSMQKLVGVSEEDDEEEMEMDVKEEDDEDEENGEKQIAAQMMIGVDEVMPSTSSSDQFQYQPQLQEQVSNQGGGGGARRSRPLEEKERTKLRERHRRAITARILAGLRRHGNYNLRVRADINDVIAALAREAGWVVLPDGTTFPSRSQSSPAAGTSAGMTSSSSQMVSQQIPPPPATLQGVSSGYRTTVEYNACRMKGVFMPTPSPYDLSSTAPAQSSGVVADGGEQTERLPLIAGSLQVINDKQIIGLPTKLPERDFAGTPFVPVYVMLPLGVINMKCELADPDGLLKQLRVLKSINVDGVMVDCWWGIVEAHAPQEYNWNGYQRLFQMVRELKLKLQVVMSFHECGGNVGDDVCIPLPHWVAEIGRSNPEIFFTDREGRRNPECLSWGIDKERVLRGRTAVEVYFDYMRSFRVEFDEFFEDGIISMVEVGLGPCGELRYPSCPVKNGWRYPGIGEFQCHDQYMLKSLRKAAEMRGHSFWARGPDNAGSYNSQPHETGFFCDGGDYDGYYGRFFLNWYSQVLLNHGDRVLSLAKLAFDGTCITAKQLPGIHWWYKTASHAAELTAGYYNPCNRDGYTAIATMLQKHGAALSFSCTEHHILEQQDHLREALADPRGLVWQVLNAAWDVCIPIASENAFLCHDRVGYNKILDNVKPVNDPDGRHFSSFTYHRLSPLLMERQNFMEFERFVKRMHGEAVLDPQV from the exons ATGGCAACAAGTATGCAGAAACTAGTAGGAGTTAGTGAGGAAGATGATGAAGAGGAAATGGAAATGGATGTAAAAGAAGAGGATGATGAGGATGAGGAGAATGGAGAGAAGCAAATTGCTGCACAGATGATGATCGGTGTTGATGAAGTGATGCCAAGTACGAGCAGTAGTGATCAGTTTCAATATCAGCCGCAACTTCAAGAGCAAGTCAGCAACCAGGGTGGAGGAGGAGGAGCTCGGAGGTCGCGACCACTGGAAGAAAAGGAGCGAACTAAACTAAGAGAGCGGCATCGAAGAGCAATAACAGCAAGGATCTTGGCAGGACTGCGGAGGCATGGGAACTATAACCTGAGGGTTAGAGCTGATATCAATGATGTGATTGCAGCTTTGGCCAGGGAAGCTGGCTGGGTTGTTCTTCCTGATGGAACCACTTTTCCATCAAGATCTCAG AGTTCACCTGCTGCTGGCACTTCTGCTGGCATGACTTCATCCTCCTCTCAAATGGTGTCACAACAGATTCCACCTCCCCCTGCCACTTTGCAGGGAGTCTCTTCCGGCTATCGCACCACAGTGGAGTACAATGCTTGTCGTATGAAGGGTGTTTTCATGCCTACCCCTTCACCTTATGATCTATCCTCAACTGCCCCGGCTCAAAGTTCAGGCGTGGTTGCTGATGGTGGAGAACAAACAGAAAGACTTCCTCTTATTGCTGGCTCCTTGCAAGTGATTAATGACAAACAG ATTATTGGACTACCTACTAAGCTACCCGAACGTGATTTTGCTGGCACTCCATTTGTTCCAGTTTATGTGATGCTACCT TTAGGGGTCATCAACATGAAATGTGAGCTAGCTGATCCAGATGGTCTGCTAAAGCAGCTAAGAGTACTGAAATCAATCAATGTAGATGGGGTTATGGTTGACTGCTGGTGGGGGATAGTGGAAGCACATGCTCCCCAAGAATATAACTGGAATGGTTACCAACGACTCTTTCAGATGGTTCGTGAGCTTAAGCTTAAGTTACAG GTTGTAATGTCATTTCATGAATGTGGTGGTAATGTTGGTGATGATGTTTGTATTCCACTTCCCCATTGGGTTGCAGAAATTGGTAGAAGTAATCCTGAAATATTTTTCACTGATAGGGAAGGAAGAAGAAACCCTGAATGCCTCTCGTGGGGGATTGATAAGGAACGAGTTTTAAGGGGCCGAACTGCTGTTGAG GTATACTTTGACTATATGAGAAGTTTCCGTGTGGAATTTGATGAATTTTTTGAGGACGGAATTATATCCATGGTCGAAGTTGGTCTAGGTCCCTGTGGGGAGCTCCGATACCCATCTTGTCCGGTAAAGAATGGATGGAGATATCCTGGGATTGGAGAGTTCCAG TGTCATGACCAGTACATGTTAAAAAGCCTGAGGAAAGCAGCAGAAATGAGGGGACACAGCTTTTGGGCTAGAGGGCCAGATAATGCTGGGTCCTACAATTCCCAGCCACATGAAACTGGTTTCTTTTGTGATGGAGGAGACTATGATGGTTACTATGGTAGGTTTTTCCTTAACTGGTACTCTCAGGTGTTACTCAATCATGGAGACCGGGTACTTTCTCTGGCGAAGTTAGCTTTTGATGGCACATGTATTACAGCAAAG CAGCTGCCAGGTATTCACTGGTGGTATAAAACAGCTAGTCATGCTGCTGAATTAACAGCTGGGTACTACAATCCCTGCAATCGAGATGGCTATACAGCAATAGCAACAATGCTACAGAAGCATGGAGCTGCTTTAAGCTTTTCATGTACTGAGCATCACATTTTGGAGCAGCAAGATCACCTGCGGGAAGCACTGGCAGATCCTCGGGGTTTAGTGTGGCAG GTGCTGAATGCTGCATGGGATGTTTGCATTCCAATTGCAAGTGAGAATGCTTTTCTTTGCCATGATAGGGTAGGCTATAACAAGATATTGGACAATGTCAAGCCAGTAAATGATCCAGATGGGAGACATTTTTCATCTTTTACTTATCACAGGCTCAGCCCACTTCTCATGGAGAGACAGAATTTCATGGAATTTGAGCGGTTTGTCAAGCGAATGCATG GGGAAGCGGTTCTTGATCCCCAGGTATAG
- the LOC108476313 gene encoding beta-amylase 7 isoform X3, with amino-acid sequence MATSMQKLVGVSEEDDEEEMEMDVKEEDDEDEENGEKQIAAQMMIGVDEVMPSTSSSDQFQYQPQLQEQVSNQGGGGGARRSRPLEEKERTKLRERHRRAITARILAGLRRHGNYNLRVRADINDVIAALAREAGWVVLPDGTTFPSRSQSSPAAGTSAGMTSSSSQMVSQQIPPPPATLQGVSSGYRTTVEYNACRMKGVFMPTPSPYDLSSTAPAQSSGVVADGGEQTERLPLIAGSLQVINDKQIIGLPTKLPERDFAGTPFVPVYVMLPLGVINMKCELADPDGLLKQLRVLKSINVDGVMVDCWWGIVEAHAPQEYNWNGYQRLFQMVRELKLKLQVVMSFHECGGNVGDDVCIPLPHWVAEIGRSNPEIFFTDREGRRNPECLSWGIDKERVLRGRTAVEVYFDYMRSFRVEFDEFFEDGIISMVEVGLGPCGELRYPSCPVKNGWRYPGIGEFQCHDQYMLKSLRKAAEMRGHSFWARGPDNAGSYNSQPHETGFFCDGGDYDGYYGRFFLNWYSQVLLNHGDRVLSLAKLAFDGTCITAKLPGIHWWYKTASHAAELTAGYYNPCNRDGYTAIATMLQKHGAALSFSCTEHHILEQQDHLREALADPRGLVWQVLNAAWDVCIPIASSAHFSWRDRISWNLSGLSSECMGKRFLIPRYSKVCEST; translated from the exons ATGGCAACAAGTATGCAGAAACTAGTAGGAGTTAGTGAGGAAGATGATGAAGAGGAAATGGAAATGGATGTAAAAGAAGAGGATGATGAGGATGAGGAGAATGGAGAGAAGCAAATTGCTGCACAGATGATGATCGGTGTTGATGAAGTGATGCCAAGTACGAGCAGTAGTGATCAGTTTCAATATCAGCCGCAACTTCAAGAGCAAGTCAGCAACCAGGGTGGAGGAGGAGGAGCTCGGAGGTCGCGACCACTGGAAGAAAAGGAGCGAACTAAACTAAGAGAGCGGCATCGAAGAGCAATAACAGCAAGGATCTTGGCAGGACTGCGGAGGCATGGGAACTATAACCTGAGGGTTAGAGCTGATATCAATGATGTGATTGCAGCTTTGGCCAGGGAAGCTGGCTGGGTTGTTCTTCCTGATGGAACCACTTTTCCATCAAGATCTCAG AGTTCACCTGCTGCTGGCACTTCTGCTGGCATGACTTCATCCTCCTCTCAAATGGTGTCACAACAGATTCCACCTCCCCCTGCCACTTTGCAGGGAGTCTCTTCCGGCTATCGCACCACAGTGGAGTACAATGCTTGTCGTATGAAGGGTGTTTTCATGCCTACCCCTTCACCTTATGATCTATCCTCAACTGCCCCGGCTCAAAGTTCAGGCGTGGTTGCTGATGGTGGAGAACAAACAGAAAGACTTCCTCTTATTGCTGGCTCCTTGCAAGTGATTAATGACAAACAG ATTATTGGACTACCTACTAAGCTACCCGAACGTGATTTTGCTGGCACTCCATTTGTTCCAGTTTATGTGATGCTACCT TTAGGGGTCATCAACATGAAATGTGAGCTAGCTGATCCAGATGGTCTGCTAAAGCAGCTAAGAGTACTGAAATCAATCAATGTAGATGGGGTTATGGTTGACTGCTGGTGGGGGATAGTGGAAGCACATGCTCCCCAAGAATATAACTGGAATGGTTACCAACGACTCTTTCAGATGGTTCGTGAGCTTAAGCTTAAGTTACAG GTTGTAATGTCATTTCATGAATGTGGTGGTAATGTTGGTGATGATGTTTGTATTCCACTTCCCCATTGGGTTGCAGAAATTGGTAGAAGTAATCCTGAAATATTTTTCACTGATAGGGAAGGAAGAAGAAACCCTGAATGCCTCTCGTGGGGGATTGATAAGGAACGAGTTTTAAGGGGCCGAACTGCTGTTGAG GTATACTTTGACTATATGAGAAGTTTCCGTGTGGAATTTGATGAATTTTTTGAGGACGGAATTATATCCATGGTCGAAGTTGGTCTAGGTCCCTGTGGGGAGCTCCGATACCCATCTTGTCCGGTAAAGAATGGATGGAGATATCCTGGGATTGGAGAGTTCCAG TGTCATGACCAGTACATGTTAAAAAGCCTGAGGAAAGCAGCAGAAATGAGGGGACACAGCTTTTGGGCTAGAGGGCCAGATAATGCTGGGTCCTACAATTCCCAGCCACATGAAACTGGTTTCTTTTGTGATGGAGGAGACTATGATGGTTACTATGGTAGGTTTTTCCTTAACTGGTACTCTCAGGTGTTACTCAATCATGGAGACCGGGTACTTTCTCTGGCGAAGTTAGCTTTTGATGGCACATGTATTACAGCAAAG CTGCCAGGTATTCACTGGTGGTATAAAACAGCTAGTCATGCTGCTGAATTAACAGCTGGGTACTACAATCCCTGCAATCGAGATGGCTATACAGCAATAGCAACAATGCTACAGAAGCATGGAGCTGCTTTAAGCTTTTCATGTACTGAGCATCACATTTTGGAGCAGCAAGATCACCTGCGGGAAGCACTGGCAGATCCTCGGGGTTTAGTGTGGCAG GTGCTGAATGCTGCATGGGATGTTTGCATTCCAATTGCAA GCTCAGCCCACTTCTCATGGAGAGACAGAATTTCATGGAATTTGAGCGGTTTGTCAAGCGAATGCATG GGGAAGCGGTTCTTGATCCCCAGGTATAGCAAGGTGTGTGAAAGCACTTAA
- the LOC108476313 gene encoding beta-amylase 7 isoform X4: MATSMQKLVGVSEEDDEEEMEMDVKEEDDEDEENGEKQIAAQMMIGVDEVMPSTSSSDQFQYQPQLQEQVSNQGGGGGARRSRPLEEKERTKLRERHRRAITARILAGLRRHGNYNLRVRADINDVIAALAREAGWVVLPDGTTFPSRSQSSPAAGTSAGMTSSSSQMVSQQIPPPPATLQGVSSGYRTTVEYNACRMKGVFMPTPSPYDLSSTAPAQSSGVVADGGEQTERLPLIAGSLQVINDKQIIGLPTKLPERDFAGTPFVPVYVMLPLGVINMKCELADPDGLLKQLRVLKSINVDGVMVDCWWGIVEAHAPQEYNWNGYQRLFQMVRELKLKLQVVMSFHECGGNVGDDVCIPLPHWVAEIGRSNPEIFFTDREGRRNPECLSWGIDKERVLRGRTAVEVYFDYMRSFRVEFDEFFEDGIISMVEVGLGPCGELRYPSCPVKNGWRYPGIGEFQCHDQYMLKSLRKAAEMRGHSFWARGPDNAGSYNSQPHETGFFCDGGDYDGYYGRFFLNWYSQVLLNHGDRVLSLAKLAFDGTCITAKQLPGIHWWYKTASHAAELTAGYYNPCNRDGYTAIATMLQKHGAALSFSCTEHHILEQQDHLREALADPRGLVWQGRL; encoded by the exons ATGGCAACAAGTATGCAGAAACTAGTAGGAGTTAGTGAGGAAGATGATGAAGAGGAAATGGAAATGGATGTAAAAGAAGAGGATGATGAGGATGAGGAGAATGGAGAGAAGCAAATTGCTGCACAGATGATGATCGGTGTTGATGAAGTGATGCCAAGTACGAGCAGTAGTGATCAGTTTCAATATCAGCCGCAACTTCAAGAGCAAGTCAGCAACCAGGGTGGAGGAGGAGGAGCTCGGAGGTCGCGACCACTGGAAGAAAAGGAGCGAACTAAACTAAGAGAGCGGCATCGAAGAGCAATAACAGCAAGGATCTTGGCAGGACTGCGGAGGCATGGGAACTATAACCTGAGGGTTAGAGCTGATATCAATGATGTGATTGCAGCTTTGGCCAGGGAAGCTGGCTGGGTTGTTCTTCCTGATGGAACCACTTTTCCATCAAGATCTCAG AGTTCACCTGCTGCTGGCACTTCTGCTGGCATGACTTCATCCTCCTCTCAAATGGTGTCACAACAGATTCCACCTCCCCCTGCCACTTTGCAGGGAGTCTCTTCCGGCTATCGCACCACAGTGGAGTACAATGCTTGTCGTATGAAGGGTGTTTTCATGCCTACCCCTTCACCTTATGATCTATCCTCAACTGCCCCGGCTCAAAGTTCAGGCGTGGTTGCTGATGGTGGAGAACAAACAGAAAGACTTCCTCTTATTGCTGGCTCCTTGCAAGTGATTAATGACAAACAG ATTATTGGACTACCTACTAAGCTACCCGAACGTGATTTTGCTGGCACTCCATTTGTTCCAGTTTATGTGATGCTACCT TTAGGGGTCATCAACATGAAATGTGAGCTAGCTGATCCAGATGGTCTGCTAAAGCAGCTAAGAGTACTGAAATCAATCAATGTAGATGGGGTTATGGTTGACTGCTGGTGGGGGATAGTGGAAGCACATGCTCCCCAAGAATATAACTGGAATGGTTACCAACGACTCTTTCAGATGGTTCGTGAGCTTAAGCTTAAGTTACAG GTTGTAATGTCATTTCATGAATGTGGTGGTAATGTTGGTGATGATGTTTGTATTCCACTTCCCCATTGGGTTGCAGAAATTGGTAGAAGTAATCCTGAAATATTTTTCACTGATAGGGAAGGAAGAAGAAACCCTGAATGCCTCTCGTGGGGGATTGATAAGGAACGAGTTTTAAGGGGCCGAACTGCTGTTGAG GTATACTTTGACTATATGAGAAGTTTCCGTGTGGAATTTGATGAATTTTTTGAGGACGGAATTATATCCATGGTCGAAGTTGGTCTAGGTCCCTGTGGGGAGCTCCGATACCCATCTTGTCCGGTAAAGAATGGATGGAGATATCCTGGGATTGGAGAGTTCCAG TGTCATGACCAGTACATGTTAAAAAGCCTGAGGAAAGCAGCAGAAATGAGGGGACACAGCTTTTGGGCTAGAGGGCCAGATAATGCTGGGTCCTACAATTCCCAGCCACATGAAACTGGTTTCTTTTGTGATGGAGGAGACTATGATGGTTACTATGGTAGGTTTTTCCTTAACTGGTACTCTCAGGTGTTACTCAATCATGGAGACCGGGTACTTTCTCTGGCGAAGTTAGCTTTTGATGGCACATGTATTACAGCAAAG CAGCTGCCAGGTATTCACTGGTGGTATAAAACAGCTAGTCATGCTGCTGAATTAACAGCTGGGTACTACAATCCCTGCAATCGAGATGGCTATACAGCAATAGCAACAATGCTACAGAAGCATGGAGCTGCTTTAAGCTTTTCATGTACTGAGCATCACATTTTGGAGCAGCAAGATCACCTGCGGGAAGCACTGGCAGATCCTCGGGGTTTAGTGTGGCAG GGTAGGCTATAA
- the LOC108474523 gene encoding uncharacterized protein LOC108474523: MSIACCCPVLECVYCLACARWAWQKCLYTAGHESEHWGLATVEEFEPVPRLCRLILAVYEDDLHNPLWAPPGGYGINPDWVFLRRNDQETQGRAPPYMIYLDHENADIVFAVRGLNLAKESDYAVLLDNKLGQTKFDGGYVHNGLLKAAEWVFDAECEVLRELLKKNPSYTLTFAGHSLGAGLVALLVMVAVQNRSKLGITERNRFRCYAIAPARCMSLNLAVRYADVINSVVLQDDFLPRTTTALEDVFKSLFCLPCLLCLMCLKDTCTMEEKMLKDPRRLYAPGRLYHIVERRPCRIGRFPPVVRTAVPVDGRFEHIVLSCNATSDHAIIWIERESQRALDLMVEKDGVMRVPAKQKMVRHVSLAREHSEEHKAALQRAVALDIPQAYSPSTYGTFHEMEGAGSSGGSSQRGF; encoded by the exons ATGTCAATCGCCTGTTGCTGTCCCGTCCTTGAATGTGTCTACTGTTTAGCCTGTGCTCGTTGGGCATGGCAGAAATGTCTATACACTGCTGGCCATGAAAGCGAGCACTGGGGTTTAGCCACAGTGGAAGAATTTGAGCCAGTCCCACGTCTTTGTCGTTTAATTCTAGCTGTTTATGAAGATGATCTCCATAACCCGCTTTGGGCACCCCCTGGAGGTTATGGCATTAACCCTGATTGGGTTTTTTTAAGAAGAAATGACCAAGAAACTCAAGGCCGAGCTCCACCTTACATGATTTATTTAGATCATGAAAATGCTGATATTGTGTTTGCTGTTAGGGGACTTAACTTAGCCAAGGAAAGTGATTATGCTGTTTTGCTTGATAACAAACTGGGGCAGACCAAATTTGATGGTGGATATGTCCACAACGGGTTATTGAAAGCCGCCGAGTGGGTTTTTGATGCCGAGTGtgaggttttaagggaattactTAAGAAGAATCCTAGCTACACTTTGACATTTGCAGGTCATTCCCTTGGAGCAGGCTTGGTGGCCTTGTTGGTGATGGTCGCCGTTCAAAATCGTAGCAAACTGGGAATCACAGAGAGGAACCGGTTTAGATGCTACGCCATTGCTCCCGCTCGGTGTATGTCGCTCAATTTGGCGGTTCGATATGCAGATGTAATCAATTCAGTAGTGCTTCAG GATGATTTTTTACCTCGAACAACCACTGCGTTAGAAGATGTTTTCAAATCTCTCTTCTG TTTACCGTGTCTTTTGTGCCTAATGTGCTTGAAAGACACTTGCACCATGGAGGAGAAGATGCTGAAAGATCCGAGGCGGCTGTATGCACCTGGACGCCTGTACCACATTGTTGAAAGAAGACCCTGCAG GATAGGAAGGTTTCCACCTGTGGTGAGAACAGCAGTACCTGTGGATGGGAGGTTTGAGCATATAGTTCTTTCCTGCAATGCAACCTCTGATCATGCTATTATTTGGATAGAAAGAGAGTCCCAAAGAGCTCTTGAT TTGATGGTGGAGAAAGATGGGGTAATGCGGGTTCCTGCAAAGCAGAAAATGGTGCGGCATGTGTCTCTTGCTCGAGAACACAGTGAAGAACACAAGGCAGCTCTTCAGAGGGCAGTTGCTTTGGATATCCCACAGGCTTACTCGCCTTCCACGTATGGAACATTCCATGAAATGGAAGGAGCCGGATCTTCTGGTGGATCAAGTCAGAGAGGCTTCTGA